A genomic window from Punica granatum isolate Tunisia-2019 chromosome 2, ASM765513v2, whole genome shotgun sequence includes:
- the LOC116195432 gene encoding auxin response factor 6-like isoform X3, translating into MRLSSPGLNHQSQEGEKKCLNSELWHACAGPLVSLPSVGTRVVYFPQGHSEQFIFLFQVAASTNKEVDSHIPNYPNLPPQLICQLHNVTMHADVETDEVYAQMTLQPLSQQEQKEVYLLPSELGTANKQPTNYFCKTLTASDTSTHGGFSVPRRAAEKVFPPLDYSQQPPCQELIARDLHDNEWKFRHIFRGQPKRHLLTTGWSVFVSAKRLVAGDSVLFIWNEKNQLFLGIRRASRPQTVMPSSVLSSDSMHIGLLAAAAHAAATNSRFTIFYNPRASPSEFVIPLGKYVKAVYHTRVSVGMRFRMLFETEESSVRRYMGTITGIGDLDPVRWPNSHWRSVKVGWDESTAGEKQPRVSLWEIEPLTTFPMYPSPFPLRLKRPWPTGLPTFPGGMGDQGIQSINFGGTPWMQPRLDPSMAGLHPDLYQVMTTALNEMRGVDPMKIASQSLLQFQQPLNVVTDPLAASSFTQRQVPHPSHSQSALLQNFQENKGPSQPQLPQQQPQRNPSHNDRQQQQEPREVNQVHQQVPSMISLPHYTSTAPAQLTSLQQNFSDGIGNTIGASEVSAMQRILGSLSQDGTSPIPSLTGPNHSFSSSPLLQKHIPVEPALPSEATHCTIPQVDHLGVPRSNVSELTSLLPPFPGREYSVFHGANDPQSSVLFGVNIDSSSLMMQNGIAQLRNVGNERDTLSVPFAASNFNNAVGTEFPINSDITTSSCVDETGFLQSSENVDQANPPPRTFVKVHKSGSFGRSLDISKFSSYDELRSELARMFGLEGLLEEPQRSGWQLVFVDRENDVLLLGDDPWQEFVNDVWYIKILSPTEVQQMGKAGIPPVSSATSQRQSKIRKIYDDYVSRQELRNSSDGIASIGSLDY; encoded by the exons ATGAGGCTCTCTTCGCCTGGGCTGAACCATCAATCTCAAGAGG GGGAGAAGAAATGCTTGAACTCAGAGCTGTGGCATGCATGTGCAGGGCCTCTTGTTTCACTGCCTTCTGTCGGAACCCGTGTAGTCTACTTTCCACAGGGACACAGTGAGCAG TTCATATTTCTTTTCCAGGTGGCTGCTTCAACCAACAAGGAAGTTGACTCTCACATCCCCAATTATCCAAATTTACCCCCACAGCTCATCTGTCAACTTCACAATGTTACTATGCAT GCAGATGTGGAGACAGATGAAGTTTATGCTCAGATGACCCTGCAGCCGCTTAGTCAG CAAGAGCAAAAGGAAGTATATCTACTGCCTTCAGAATTAGGTACCGCAAATAAACAGCCGACCAACTACTTCTGTAAGACTTTGACTGCAAGTGATACCAGCACTCATGGAGGATTCTCTGTTCCTCGCCGGGCAGCTGAAAAAGTCTTTCCTCCTCTT GATTATTCGCAGCAGCCTCCTTGTCAAGAATTAATTGCAAGGGATCTTCATGATAATGAATGGAAGTTCAGACACATCTTTCGAG GTCAGCCCAAACGACATCTCCTCACGACTGGTTGGAGTGTGTTTGTTAGTGCAAAGAGACTAGTCGCCGGTGATTCTGTCCTTTTTATCTG GAATGAGAAGAATCAATTGTTTCTGGGAATTCGGCGTGCAAGTCGTCCTCAGACTGTCATGCCTTCGTCAGTTCTATCAAGTGACAGTATGCATATTGGCCTTCTTGCAGCAGCAGCTCATGCAGCTGCCACAAACAGTCGCTTTACCATCTTTTACAACCCAAG AGCTAGCCCATCAGAATTTGTGATTCCTCTTGGGAAGTATGTCAAGGCTGTGTATCATACAAGGGTCTCCGTGGGCATGCGGTTCAGGATGCTCTTTGAGACAGAGGAGTCGAGTGTCCGACG ATACATGGGAACAATAACTGGTATTGGTGACTTAGACCCTGTTCGCTGGCCCAACTCCCACTGGCGTTCCGTGAAG GTTGGATGGGATGAGTCCACTGCTGGTGAGAAGCAGCCACGAGTGTCTTTGTGGGAAATTGAACCTCTGACAACATTCCCTATGTACCCATCTCCTTTCCCACTACGACTGAAACGCCCTTGGCCTACTGGTCTGCCCACTTTTCCTG GGGGAATGGGAGATCAAGGGATCCAATCCATTAACTTTGGTGGGACACCCTGGATGCAGCCGAGGCTTGATCCTTCCATGGCAGGCCTACATCCTGACTTATACCAAGTGATGACCACTGCGCTTAATGAGATGAGGGGAGTGGATCCCATGAAAATCGCCTCTCAATCACTTCTCCAGTTCCAGCAACCACTGAATGTTGTCACAGATCCGCTAGCAGCTTCTTCGTTCACTCAAAGGCAGGTCCCACATCCTTCCCATTCTCAGAGTGCATTACTCCAaaacttccaagaaaataAGGGCCCATCGCAGCCCCAGCTTCCCCAACAGCAACCACAGCGGAATCCATCTCATAATGATCGCCAGCAGCAGCAAGAACCGCGAGAAGTTAACCAAGTTCACCAGCAAGTCCCGAGCATGATCTCTCTCCCACATTATACATCAACTGCCCCAGCTCAGTTAACTTCTCTGCAGCAGAACTTTTCGGATGGAATCGGGAACACTATTGGAGCTTCTGAAGTTTCTGCTATGCAAAGAATATTAGGCTCACTATCCCAAGATGGAACATCGCCGATACCAAGCTTGACTGGACCCAATCATTCattctcttcctctccattgTTGCAGAAGCACATACCTGTTGAACCTGCACTTCCTTCTGAGGCTACTCATTGCACGATTCCTCAGGTGGACCATTTGGGAGTTCCACGCTCAAATGTCTCTGAACTCACAAGCTTGTTGCCTCCATTCCCAGGAAGAGAATATTCTGTCTTCCATGGTGCTAATGATCCACAAAGCAGCGTCCTCTTTGGGGTTAACATAGATTCTTCATCCCTCATGATGCAAAATGGAATTGCCCAGCTGAGGAATGTAGGCAATGAGAGGGACACGTTATCTGTGCCATTTGCTGCCTCAAACTTCAACAATGCTGTGGGCACAGAATTCCCAATCAATTCAGACATAACAACATCAAGTTGTGTGGATGAGACAGGGTTCTTGCAGTCTTCTGAAAACGTGGACCAAGCAAACCCTCCACCACGAACCTTCGTGAAG GTTCACAAGTCAGGTTCCTTTGGGAGGTCATTGGATATCTCCAAGTTCAGCAGCTATGATGAGCTAAGAAGTGAGCTCGCTCGCATGTTTGGGCTTGAAGGCCTACTGGAGGAACCTCAGAGATCAGGCTGGCAGCTTGTATTTGTCGACCGGGAGAATGATGTCCTTCTCCTCGGCGACGACCCTTGGCA GGAGTTTGTCAACGATGTATGGTACATCAAGATTCTGTCTCCAACTGAAGTCCAACAGATGGGCAAGGCAGGCATCCCTCCTGTCTCCTCTGCCACGAGCCAGAGGCAATCGAAGATCCGCAAGATCTATGATGACTATGTGAGCCGGCAGGAGCTGAGGAACTCGAGCGATGGGATTGCTTCCATAGGGTCTCTTGACTACTGA
- the LOC116194197 gene encoding NAC domain-containing protein 87-like, giving the protein MEEALSMSGGDPEIVHLPPGFRFHPTDEEIITHYLSKKVMNRSFSASAMGEVDLNKCEPWDLPKRAKMGEKEWYFFSQKDRKYPTGMRTNRATESGYWKATGKDKEIYRGKNCLVGMKKTLVFYRGRAPKGEKTNWVMHEYRLEGKFSYSNLPRAAKEEWVVCRIFHKSTGLKKPWSPMIQGGMPRIDALMDDDLSSGSLPPLVDPASSAGPSSSFTDAEDYEFKGMANHSLSASMSRSSGANIPYYNIPPNPSQNPVTSNNPSPNYPLNPNPNFSMMYNQVQNPSFLSVQGSSPLNPALFNQLGTIIRSDQPKCKVELEPFLSQSIISGRSQETGLSTDMNPEISSSSAASKQEVASTRPLNDLIEGSYIGPINSSDILDFSWDY; this is encoded by the exons ATGGAAGAAGCCCTGTCGATGAGCGGAGGAGACCCTGAGATCGTCCACTTGCCTCCGGGCTTCCGGTTCCACCCGACGGACGAAGAGATCATCACTCACTACCTCTCCAAGAAGGTCATGAACAGGAGTTTCAGTGCAAGTGCTATGGGAGAGGTCGATCTGAACAAGTGCGAACCCTGGGACTTGCCCA AGAGGGCCAAGATGGGGGAGAAGGAATGGTACTTCTTCAGCCAGAAGGACAGGAAGTACCCCACCGGCATGAGGACCAACAGGGCTACCGAGTCGGGGTACTGGAAGGCCACGGGGAAGGACAAGGAGATATATCGAGGAAAGAACTGCCTGGTCGGGATGAAGAAGACCCTCGTCTTCTACCGGGGGAGGGCCCCCAAGGGGGAGAAAACCAACTGGGTCATGCACGAGTACAGACTCGAGGGGAAATTCTCTTATTCAAATCTCCCGAGGGCCGCAAAG GAGGAATGGGTTGTATGCAGGATATTCCACAAAAGCACAGGGCTAAAGAAACCGTGGAGTCCGATGATCCAAGGTGGCATGCCGAGGATTGACGCTTTGATGGATGATGATCTCTCCAGCGGTTCTCTCCCGCCGCTCGTGGACCCGGCTTCCTCTGCCGGACCCAGCTCAAGCTTTACGGATGCTGAGGACTACGAGTTCAAGGGAATGGCTAATCACAGTTTATCGGCATCGATGTCAAGATCTTCTGGTGCGAACATCCCCTACTATAATATCCCACCAAACCCATCCCAGAATCCCGTCACAAGCAATAACCCGAGTCCCAACTACCCTTTGAACCCGAACCCGAACTTCTCCATGATGTACAACCAAGTCCAAAATCCAAGCTTCTTATCGGTGCAAGGGTCGTCTCCGCTCAATCCCGCTCTCTTCAACCAACTGGGGACGATTATAAGGTCGGACCAACCAAAGTGCAAGGTAGAGCTAGAGCCATTCTTGTCTCAGTCAATAATCAGTGGCCGCTCACAGGAGACTGGGCTCAGCACCGACATGAACCCCGAGATATCATCATCTTCAGCTGCTTCAAAGCAAGAAGTCGCAAGCACCAGGCCGCTCAATGATCTAATCGAGGGCTCATATATCGGCCCCATTAATTCATCGGATATACTCGATTTTTCATGGGACTACTGA
- the LOC116194647 gene encoding uncharacterized protein LOC116194647, whose product MLLPLPLQSKSNRVPFSRFSTFLGPHRRLQLHIVPFPQAKQPDKSQTLSLNPTSCRSRKVCNFTAKLADADPQGSEGDNESTQGKDFNFWGAVTLIIGTAVGPGMLGLPALTIKSGPLPSTIAILLSWVYVISSIILVAELTFAALEEDGAREVSFTSLATKSLGSRFGAFVAVIYASLSFALLVACVSGIGSIISQCCPSMNPMLAYAFCPLAVGIILGFFPFKAIDSVNRLLCLLMLISITALVVIGSSVARANVVESFSHASWSMSSILPAIPVAVLTLGFHVITPFICKLAGETVIEARKAVLMGGVVPLLMVLSWNLIVLGLSGRINSVASSTDPITLLLSVNPSALPAVQGFAFSALATSLIGYAVSFPKQLLDTVDLIFRKSNNEGEIFHKTGGGRVGFVEYSAGNSGSAWFSGKKGLSASEECKQVGFNSISEALLMSIVLGAPVLIASLFHSTFAKALDFAGVYANCFLFGILPPLMAYIQLSRKKLRSTIVPGGNVTLLLLFSVAVALAIWH is encoded by the exons ATGCTCCTCCCTCTCCCCCTCCAATCAAAATCCAATCGTGTCCCATTTTCAAGATTCTCCACATTCCTCGGACCCCACCGTCGTCTTCAGCTCCACATTGTCCCCTTCCCCCAAGCGAAACAACCCGACAAATCTCAGACTCTGTCTCTCAATCCCACGAGTTGTCGGAGCAGGAAAGTTTGCAACTTTACTGCCAAACTCGCGGACGCGGACCCACAAGGATCTGAAGGGGACAATGAATCTACTCAGGGGAAGGATTTCAACTTCTGGGGTGCTGTCACTTTGATCATCGGGACAGCTGTGGGGCCCGGAATGCTGGGCCTGCCGGCCCTGACCATCAAATCGGGCCCACTCCCTTCGACCATTGCGATTCTCCTCTCATGGGTTTATGTCATCTCATCAATCATCCTGGTGGCGGAGCTCACCTTCGCTGCACTGGAGGAAGACGGGGCCAGGGAGGTGAGCTTCACTTCCCTCGCGACTAAATCATTAGGGAGCCGGTTTGGTGCCTTTGTTGCGGTCATCTATGCTTCTTTGAGCTTTGCTCTATTAGTTGCTTGCGTTTCGGGGATCGGTTCGATAATCTCGCAGTGCTGTCCTTCCATGAATCCAATGTTAGCCTATGCATTTTGTCCGCTGGCTGTTGGGATCATTCTCGGGTTCTTCCCCTTTAAAGCGATTGATTCCGTGAACCGGTTACTATGTTTACTGATGCTTATCTCGATAACGGCACTAGTTGTGATCGGTTCATCAGTGGCGAGAGCAAATGTGGTCGAGTCATTTTCCCATGCCTCTTGGAGCATGTCATCAATTCTACCTGCTATACCTGTGGCAGTACTCACACTAGGATTCCATGTAATCACCCCTTTTATCTGTAAACTCGCTGGAGAAACTGTCATTGAGGCACGAAAGGCAGTTTTGATGGGCGGGGTGGTTCCACTGCTTATGGTTTTGTCATGGAATTTGATTGTCTTGGGCCTGTCTGGGAGGATAAACTCTGTTGCCTCTTCCACAGATCCCATTACATTGTTGCTTTCTGTGAATCCCAGTGCTCTACCGGCAGTTCAAGGCTTTGCATTCTCTGCTCTAGCGACGAGCTTGATAGGCTACGCAGTCAGCTTCCCAAAGCAGCTTCTGGACACCGTCGATCTGATCTTTAGGAAGAGCAACAACGAAGGGGAAATCTTCCATAAAACCGGTGGTGGAAGAGTTGGTTTTGTAGAGTATAGTGCTGGAAACTCTGGGAGTGCTTGGTTCAGTGGGAAGAAGGGTCTATCCGCCTCAGAAGAATGCAAACAAGTTGGCTTCAATTCTATCAGTGAAGCTCTTTTAATGTCAATTGTGTTGGGTGCCCCAGTTCTGATAGCCTCCCTCTTCCACTCGACTTTTGCGAAGGCACTTGATTTTGCCGGAGTCTACGCTAACTGTTTCCTATTCGGAATCCTTCCTCCGTTGATGGCGTACATTCAGCTGTCCCGGAAGAAGCTGAG GTCAACTATTGTCCCGGGAGGGAACGTGACACTATTGTTGCTCTTCAGTGTAGCGGTGGCATTGGCTATTTGGCACTAG
- the LOC116195432 gene encoding auxin response factor 6-like isoform X2, giving the protein MRLSSPGLNHQSQEGEKKCLNSELWHACAGPLVSLPSVGTRVVYFPQGHSEQVAASTNKEVDSHIPNYPNLPPQLICQLHNVTMHADVETDEVYAQMTLQPLSQQEQKEVYLLPSELGTANKQPTNYFCKTLTASDTSTHGGFSVPRRAAEKVFPPLDYSQQPPCQELIARDLHDNEWKFRHIFRGQPKRHLLTTGWSVFVSAKRLVAGDSVLFIWNEKNQLFLGIRRASRPQTVMPSSVLSSDSMHIGLLAAAAHAAATNSRFTIFYNPRASPSEFVIPLGKYVKAVYHTRVSVGMRFRMLFETEESSVRRYMGTITGIGDLDPVRWPNSHWRSVKVGWDESTAGEKQPRVSLWEIEPLTTFPMYPSPFPLRLKRPWPTGLPTFPAMKDGDLNFNSPLMWLQGGMGDQGIQSINFGGTPWMQPRLDPSMAGLHPDLYQVMTTALNEMRGVDPMKIASQSLLQFQQPLNVVTDPLAASSFTQRQVPHPSHSQSALLQNFQENKGPSQPQLPQQQPQRNPSHNDRQQQQEPREVNQVHQQVPSMISLPHYTSTAPAQLTSLQQNFSDGIGNTIGASEVSAMQRILGSLSQDGTSPIPSLTGPNHSFSSSPLLQKHIPVEPALPSEATHCTIPQVDHLGVPRSNVSELTSLLPPFPGREYSVFHGANDPQSSVLFGVNIDSSSLMMQNGIAQLRNVGNERDTLSVPFAASNFNNAVGTEFPINSDITTSSCVDETGFLQSSENVDQANPPPRTFVKVHKSGSFGRSLDISKFSSYDELRSELARMFGLEGLLEEPQRSGWQLVFVDRENDVLLLGDDPWQEFVNDVWYIKILSPTEVQQMGKAGIPPVSSATSQRQSKIRKIYDDYVSRQELRNSSDGIASIGSLDY; this is encoded by the exons ATGAGGCTCTCTTCGCCTGGGCTGAACCATCAATCTCAAGAGG GGGAGAAGAAATGCTTGAACTCAGAGCTGTGGCATGCATGTGCAGGGCCTCTTGTTTCACTGCCTTCTGTCGGAACCCGTGTAGTCTACTTTCCACAGGGACACAGTGAGCAG GTGGCTGCTTCAACCAACAAGGAAGTTGACTCTCACATCCCCAATTATCCAAATTTACCCCCACAGCTCATCTGTCAACTTCACAATGTTACTATGCAT GCAGATGTGGAGACAGATGAAGTTTATGCTCAGATGACCCTGCAGCCGCTTAGTCAG CAAGAGCAAAAGGAAGTATATCTACTGCCTTCAGAATTAGGTACCGCAAATAAACAGCCGACCAACTACTTCTGTAAGACTTTGACTGCAAGTGATACCAGCACTCATGGAGGATTCTCTGTTCCTCGCCGGGCAGCTGAAAAAGTCTTTCCTCCTCTT GATTATTCGCAGCAGCCTCCTTGTCAAGAATTAATTGCAAGGGATCTTCATGATAATGAATGGAAGTTCAGACACATCTTTCGAG GTCAGCCCAAACGACATCTCCTCACGACTGGTTGGAGTGTGTTTGTTAGTGCAAAGAGACTAGTCGCCGGTGATTCTGTCCTTTTTATCTG GAATGAGAAGAATCAATTGTTTCTGGGAATTCGGCGTGCAAGTCGTCCTCAGACTGTCATGCCTTCGTCAGTTCTATCAAGTGACAGTATGCATATTGGCCTTCTTGCAGCAGCAGCTCATGCAGCTGCCACAAACAGTCGCTTTACCATCTTTTACAACCCAAG AGCTAGCCCATCAGAATTTGTGATTCCTCTTGGGAAGTATGTCAAGGCTGTGTATCATACAAGGGTCTCCGTGGGCATGCGGTTCAGGATGCTCTTTGAGACAGAGGAGTCGAGTGTCCGACG ATACATGGGAACAATAACTGGTATTGGTGACTTAGACCCTGTTCGCTGGCCCAACTCCCACTGGCGTTCCGTGAAG GTTGGATGGGATGAGTCCACTGCTGGTGAGAAGCAGCCACGAGTGTCTTTGTGGGAAATTGAACCTCTGACAACATTCCCTATGTACCCATCTCCTTTCCCACTACGACTGAAACGCCCTTGGCCTACTGGTCTGCCCACTTTTCCTG CTATGAAGGATGGAGATCTGAACTTTAATTCTCCGTTGATGTGGCTTCAAGGGGGAATGGGAGATCAAGGGATCCAATCCATTAACTTTGGTGGGACACCCTGGATGCAGCCGAGGCTTGATCCTTCCATGGCAGGCCTACATCCTGACTTATACCAAGTGATGACCACTGCGCTTAATGAGATGAGGGGAGTGGATCCCATGAAAATCGCCTCTCAATCACTTCTCCAGTTCCAGCAACCACTGAATGTTGTCACAGATCCGCTAGCAGCTTCTTCGTTCACTCAAAGGCAGGTCCCACATCCTTCCCATTCTCAGAGTGCATTACTCCAaaacttccaagaaaataAGGGCCCATCGCAGCCCCAGCTTCCCCAACAGCAACCACAGCGGAATCCATCTCATAATGATCGCCAGCAGCAGCAAGAACCGCGAGAAGTTAACCAAGTTCACCAGCAAGTCCCGAGCATGATCTCTCTCCCACATTATACATCAACTGCCCCAGCTCAGTTAACTTCTCTGCAGCAGAACTTTTCGGATGGAATCGGGAACACTATTGGAGCTTCTGAAGTTTCTGCTATGCAAAGAATATTAGGCTCACTATCCCAAGATGGAACATCGCCGATACCAAGCTTGACTGGACCCAATCATTCattctcttcctctccattgTTGCAGAAGCACATACCTGTTGAACCTGCACTTCCTTCTGAGGCTACTCATTGCACGATTCCTCAGGTGGACCATTTGGGAGTTCCACGCTCAAATGTCTCTGAACTCACAAGCTTGTTGCCTCCATTCCCAGGAAGAGAATATTCTGTCTTCCATGGTGCTAATGATCCACAAAGCAGCGTCCTCTTTGGGGTTAACATAGATTCTTCATCCCTCATGATGCAAAATGGAATTGCCCAGCTGAGGAATGTAGGCAATGAGAGGGACACGTTATCTGTGCCATTTGCTGCCTCAAACTTCAACAATGCTGTGGGCACAGAATTCCCAATCAATTCAGACATAACAACATCAAGTTGTGTGGATGAGACAGGGTTCTTGCAGTCTTCTGAAAACGTGGACCAAGCAAACCCTCCACCACGAACCTTCGTGAAG GTTCACAAGTCAGGTTCCTTTGGGAGGTCATTGGATATCTCCAAGTTCAGCAGCTATGATGAGCTAAGAAGTGAGCTCGCTCGCATGTTTGGGCTTGAAGGCCTACTGGAGGAACCTCAGAGATCAGGCTGGCAGCTTGTATTTGTCGACCGGGAGAATGATGTCCTTCTCCTCGGCGACGACCCTTGGCA GGAGTTTGTCAACGATGTATGGTACATCAAGATTCTGTCTCCAACTGAAGTCCAACAGATGGGCAAGGCAGGCATCCCTCCTGTCTCCTCTGCCACGAGCCAGAGGCAATCGAAGATCCGCAAGATCTATGATGACTATGTGAGCCGGCAGGAGCTGAGGAACTCGAGCGATGGGATTGCTTCCATAGGGTCTCTTGACTACTGA
- the LOC116195432 gene encoding auxin response factor 6-like isoform X1 → MRLSSPGLNHQSQEGEKKCLNSELWHACAGPLVSLPSVGTRVVYFPQGHSEQFIFLFQVAASTNKEVDSHIPNYPNLPPQLICQLHNVTMHADVETDEVYAQMTLQPLSQQEQKEVYLLPSELGTANKQPTNYFCKTLTASDTSTHGGFSVPRRAAEKVFPPLDYSQQPPCQELIARDLHDNEWKFRHIFRGQPKRHLLTTGWSVFVSAKRLVAGDSVLFIWNEKNQLFLGIRRASRPQTVMPSSVLSSDSMHIGLLAAAAHAAATNSRFTIFYNPRASPSEFVIPLGKYVKAVYHTRVSVGMRFRMLFETEESSVRRYMGTITGIGDLDPVRWPNSHWRSVKVGWDESTAGEKQPRVSLWEIEPLTTFPMYPSPFPLRLKRPWPTGLPTFPAMKDGDLNFNSPLMWLQGGMGDQGIQSINFGGTPWMQPRLDPSMAGLHPDLYQVMTTALNEMRGVDPMKIASQSLLQFQQPLNVVTDPLAASSFTQRQVPHPSHSQSALLQNFQENKGPSQPQLPQQQPQRNPSHNDRQQQQEPREVNQVHQQVPSMISLPHYTSTAPAQLTSLQQNFSDGIGNTIGASEVSAMQRILGSLSQDGTSPIPSLTGPNHSFSSSPLLQKHIPVEPALPSEATHCTIPQVDHLGVPRSNVSELTSLLPPFPGREYSVFHGANDPQSSVLFGVNIDSSSLMMQNGIAQLRNVGNERDTLSVPFAASNFNNAVGTEFPINSDITTSSCVDETGFLQSSENVDQANPPPRTFVKVHKSGSFGRSLDISKFSSYDELRSELARMFGLEGLLEEPQRSGWQLVFVDRENDVLLLGDDPWQEFVNDVWYIKILSPTEVQQMGKAGIPPVSSATSQRQSKIRKIYDDYVSRQELRNSSDGIASIGSLDY, encoded by the exons ATGAGGCTCTCTTCGCCTGGGCTGAACCATCAATCTCAAGAGG GGGAGAAGAAATGCTTGAACTCAGAGCTGTGGCATGCATGTGCAGGGCCTCTTGTTTCACTGCCTTCTGTCGGAACCCGTGTAGTCTACTTTCCACAGGGACACAGTGAGCAG TTCATATTTCTTTTCCAGGTGGCTGCTTCAACCAACAAGGAAGTTGACTCTCACATCCCCAATTATCCAAATTTACCCCCACAGCTCATCTGTCAACTTCACAATGTTACTATGCAT GCAGATGTGGAGACAGATGAAGTTTATGCTCAGATGACCCTGCAGCCGCTTAGTCAG CAAGAGCAAAAGGAAGTATATCTACTGCCTTCAGAATTAGGTACCGCAAATAAACAGCCGACCAACTACTTCTGTAAGACTTTGACTGCAAGTGATACCAGCACTCATGGAGGATTCTCTGTTCCTCGCCGGGCAGCTGAAAAAGTCTTTCCTCCTCTT GATTATTCGCAGCAGCCTCCTTGTCAAGAATTAATTGCAAGGGATCTTCATGATAATGAATGGAAGTTCAGACACATCTTTCGAG GTCAGCCCAAACGACATCTCCTCACGACTGGTTGGAGTGTGTTTGTTAGTGCAAAGAGACTAGTCGCCGGTGATTCTGTCCTTTTTATCTG GAATGAGAAGAATCAATTGTTTCTGGGAATTCGGCGTGCAAGTCGTCCTCAGACTGTCATGCCTTCGTCAGTTCTATCAAGTGACAGTATGCATATTGGCCTTCTTGCAGCAGCAGCTCATGCAGCTGCCACAAACAGTCGCTTTACCATCTTTTACAACCCAAG AGCTAGCCCATCAGAATTTGTGATTCCTCTTGGGAAGTATGTCAAGGCTGTGTATCATACAAGGGTCTCCGTGGGCATGCGGTTCAGGATGCTCTTTGAGACAGAGGAGTCGAGTGTCCGACG ATACATGGGAACAATAACTGGTATTGGTGACTTAGACCCTGTTCGCTGGCCCAACTCCCACTGGCGTTCCGTGAAG GTTGGATGGGATGAGTCCACTGCTGGTGAGAAGCAGCCACGAGTGTCTTTGTGGGAAATTGAACCTCTGACAACATTCCCTATGTACCCATCTCCTTTCCCACTACGACTGAAACGCCCTTGGCCTACTGGTCTGCCCACTTTTCCTG CTATGAAGGATGGAGATCTGAACTTTAATTCTCCGTTGATGTGGCTTCAAGGGGGAATGGGAGATCAAGGGATCCAATCCATTAACTTTGGTGGGACACCCTGGATGCAGCCGAGGCTTGATCCTTCCATGGCAGGCCTACATCCTGACTTATACCAAGTGATGACCACTGCGCTTAATGAGATGAGGGGAGTGGATCCCATGAAAATCGCCTCTCAATCACTTCTCCAGTTCCAGCAACCACTGAATGTTGTCACAGATCCGCTAGCAGCTTCTTCGTTCACTCAAAGGCAGGTCCCACATCCTTCCCATTCTCAGAGTGCATTACTCCAaaacttccaagaaaataAGGGCCCATCGCAGCCCCAGCTTCCCCAACAGCAACCACAGCGGAATCCATCTCATAATGATCGCCAGCAGCAGCAAGAACCGCGAGAAGTTAACCAAGTTCACCAGCAAGTCCCGAGCATGATCTCTCTCCCACATTATACATCAACTGCCCCAGCTCAGTTAACTTCTCTGCAGCAGAACTTTTCGGATGGAATCGGGAACACTATTGGAGCTTCTGAAGTTTCTGCTATGCAAAGAATATTAGGCTCACTATCCCAAGATGGAACATCGCCGATACCAAGCTTGACTGGACCCAATCATTCattctcttcctctccattgTTGCAGAAGCACATACCTGTTGAACCTGCACTTCCTTCTGAGGCTACTCATTGCACGATTCCTCAGGTGGACCATTTGGGAGTTCCACGCTCAAATGTCTCTGAACTCACAAGCTTGTTGCCTCCATTCCCAGGAAGAGAATATTCTGTCTTCCATGGTGCTAATGATCCACAAAGCAGCGTCCTCTTTGGGGTTAACATAGATTCTTCATCCCTCATGATGCAAAATGGAATTGCCCAGCTGAGGAATGTAGGCAATGAGAGGGACACGTTATCTGTGCCATTTGCTGCCTCAAACTTCAACAATGCTGTGGGCACAGAATTCCCAATCAATTCAGACATAACAACATCAAGTTGTGTGGATGAGACAGGGTTCTTGCAGTCTTCTGAAAACGTGGACCAAGCAAACCCTCCACCACGAACCTTCGTGAAG GTTCACAAGTCAGGTTCCTTTGGGAGGTCATTGGATATCTCCAAGTTCAGCAGCTATGATGAGCTAAGAAGTGAGCTCGCTCGCATGTTTGGGCTTGAAGGCCTACTGGAGGAACCTCAGAGATCAGGCTGGCAGCTTGTATTTGTCGACCGGGAGAATGATGTCCTTCTCCTCGGCGACGACCCTTGGCA GGAGTTTGTCAACGATGTATGGTACATCAAGATTCTGTCTCCAACTGAAGTCCAACAGATGGGCAAGGCAGGCATCCCTCCTGTCTCCTCTGCCACGAGCCAGAGGCAATCGAAGATCCGCAAGATCTATGATGACTATGTGAGCCGGCAGGAGCTGAGGAACTCGAGCGATGGGATTGCTTCCATAGGGTCTCTTGACTACTGA